Proteins from one Mustela erminea isolate mMusErm1 chromosome 20, mMusErm1.Pri, whole genome shotgun sequence genomic window:
- the GJC3 gene encoding gap junction gamma-3 protein isoform X2, which produces MCGRFLRQLLAEESRHATAVGRLLLPVLLGSRLVLLAASGPGIYGDEQSEFLCHTQQAGCKVVCYDASRPFSPLRFWAFQVILVAVPSALYVGFTLYHLIWHWEESGKVEEEMLIHQGEKSRDASRAGSPRLLWAYVAQLGVRLVLEGAALGVQYHLYGLKVPSSFVCRQEPCLGSTTCYLSRPFEKTIFLRTMFGVSGLCLFFTLLELVLLGLGRCWRTWKHQSPPSNYCPTAESTKKHKEPTDSFQPVEAKEPFREAEL; this is translated from the exons ATGTGCGGCAGGTTCCTGAGGCAGCTGCTGGCTGAAGAGAGCCGGCATGCCACCGCTGTGGGGCGCCTCCTGCTTCCTGTGCTCCTGGGATCCCGCCTCGTGCTGCTGGCTGCCAGCGGGCCCGGGATCTACGGCGACGAGCAGAGCGAATTCCTGTGCCACACTCAGCAGGCGGGCTGCAAGGTCGTCTGCTACGATGCCTCCCGCCCCTTCTCCCCGTTGCGCTTCTGGGCCTTCCAGGTCATCTTGGTGGCTGTGCCCAGCGCCCTCTACGTGGGTTTTACTCTGTATCATCTGATCTGGCATTGGGAAGAATCAGGGAAGGTGGAAGAGGAGATGCTGATTCACCaaggggagaagagcagagatgcCTCCAGGGCGGGAAGCCCCAGGCTGCTCTGGGCCTATGTGGCACAGCTGGGGGTGCGGCTGGTCCTGGAGGGGGCAGCCTTGGGGGTGCAGTACCATCTGTATGGGCTCAAGGTGCCCAGCTCCTTTGTCTGCCGTCAGGAGCCTTGCCTGGGTAGTACAACCTGTTACCTGTCCCGCCCCTTTGAGAAGACCATCTTCCTCAGGACCATGTTTGGGGTCAGCGGGCTCTGTCTCTTCTTTACTCTTCTGGAGCTTGTGCTCCTGGGTCTGGGGAGATGCTGGAGGACCTGGAAGCACCAGTCTCCTCCTTCTAACTACTGCCCAACTGCAGAGAGcaccaaaaaacacaaggaacCGACTGATAGCTTCCAGCCAGTGGAAGCCAAAGAGCCGTTCCGAGAAGCAG AGTTATGA
- the GJC3 gene encoding gap junction gamma-3 protein isoform X1, producing the protein MCGRFLRQLLAEESRHATAVGRLLLPVLLGSRLVLLAASGPGIYGDEQSEFLCHTQQAGCKVVCYDASRPFSPLRFWAFQVILVAVPSALYVGFTLYHLIWHWEESGKVEEEMLIHQGEKSRDASRAGSPRLLWAYVAQLGVRLVLEGAALGVQYHLYGLKVPSSFVCRQEPCLGSTTCYLSRPFEKTIFLRTMFGVSGLCLFFTLLELVLLGLGRCWRTWKHQSPPSNYCPTAESTKKHKEPTDSFQPVEAKEPFREAGEKALMSPLLPASEVSVLMISHRRSLYLWEAPLPRVTKQKTRF; encoded by the coding sequence ATGTGCGGCAGGTTCCTGAGGCAGCTGCTGGCTGAAGAGAGCCGGCATGCCACCGCTGTGGGGCGCCTCCTGCTTCCTGTGCTCCTGGGATCCCGCCTCGTGCTGCTGGCTGCCAGCGGGCCCGGGATCTACGGCGACGAGCAGAGCGAATTCCTGTGCCACACTCAGCAGGCGGGCTGCAAGGTCGTCTGCTACGATGCCTCCCGCCCCTTCTCCCCGTTGCGCTTCTGGGCCTTCCAGGTCATCTTGGTGGCTGTGCCCAGCGCCCTCTACGTGGGTTTTACTCTGTATCATCTGATCTGGCATTGGGAAGAATCAGGGAAGGTGGAAGAGGAGATGCTGATTCACCaaggggagaagagcagagatgcCTCCAGGGCGGGAAGCCCCAGGCTGCTCTGGGCCTATGTGGCACAGCTGGGGGTGCGGCTGGTCCTGGAGGGGGCAGCCTTGGGGGTGCAGTACCATCTGTATGGGCTCAAGGTGCCCAGCTCCTTTGTCTGCCGTCAGGAGCCTTGCCTGGGTAGTACAACCTGTTACCTGTCCCGCCCCTTTGAGAAGACCATCTTCCTCAGGACCATGTTTGGGGTCAGCGGGCTCTGTCTCTTCTTTACTCTTCTGGAGCTTGTGCTCCTGGGTCTGGGGAGATGCTGGAGGACCTGGAAGCACCAGTCTCCTCCTTCTAACTACTGCCCAACTGCAGAGAGcaccaaaaaacacaaggaacCGACTGATAGCTTCCAGCCAGTGGAAGCCAAAGAGCCGTTCCGAGAAGCAGGTGAGAAGGCACTGATGTCCCCgcttcttcctgcttctgagGTCTCTGTCCTCATGATCTCCCACCGCAGGTCCCTCTACCTCTGGGAGGCACCCCTCCCGCGtgttacaaaacagaaaaccaggtTCTAG